A stretch of Arachis hypogaea cultivar Tifrunner chromosome 15, arahy.Tifrunner.gnm2.J5K5, whole genome shotgun sequence DNA encodes these proteins:
- the LOC112751890 gene encoding receptor-like protein EIX2 isoform X1, translating to MNIGSRSSPSRTLHKILYILIWKKLEMMSNYFLKWDYALLVVLIMLYDAGLIHGEVTCLENERQALLRFKQSIDDPWGMLSTWRGDDCCKWQGITCRNQTGHVLRLHLRGSYSHHLSGQANISTLIDLQYLQHLDLSYNDFVNSYISEHIGLFSKLKYLNISDADFAGSIPYQLGNLSQLQYLDISDNDFGGEIPPQLGKLTYLQYMDLSYNYVDGVIPYQLKHLGQLQYLCLQGNSELSGAIPFQSGDLPLLQTLKLHGDFVLESKGAEWVSNLSFLNTLDLTSMSLGNSHQWLQMIRKHIPNLTELRLSDCSLSDNDVQFLFDIHSNYSSTTSLTILDFSDNLLTSSTFQLLSNFSANLRELYLSQNSIVLSQSHYPNFPSLVSLDLSYNNLTSLVFQGNFNLGSNLEMLDLSNCSLMDISFLVSSTSIVNSSSSLVRLHLSFNLLTSSNIFHWIFNFTANLHTLSLGYNLLEGPVPLGFDKAMKSLEYLDLSHNNLQGEIPHFFGNICTLQSLYLSYNNLSGDFSRFIQNSSWCNRHIFQELDLSYNRINGVIPKSIGLLSELEAMSLEGNSLKGEITESHLKGFSKLKYLFLSHNSISIKFFPGWIPPFQLISLSLASCKLGPNFPSWLHTQNYLSYLDISNAGIHGSVPEWFWYKVQFLEYYLNMSHNNFTGAIPNLSLRLPNGGSTDLSSNQFEGVIPSFLLYSSWLILSRNKFSNVSSLLCQENNIGSKLGTLDLSNNQLKGSLPDCWKSLSLLLFLDLSNNNLTGKIPPSMGSLVKLEALVLRSNGFIGKLPSSLKNCTTLFLLDVSENLLSGPIPSWIGESLHQLIVLSMSGNSFSGNLSKHLCYLKKIQLLDLSRNNLSNEIPTCLKNFTAMSKKSINSTETASLIYRYNNTYYYVLYGVYISRYTFNITVTWKGVKCGFKDPELRLSSIDLSSNHFTGEIPNEIVYLVGLVSLNLSRNNLSGEIPSEIGNITSLESLDLSRNHISGTIPSSLSQIDSLGVLELSNNSLYGRIPPGRHMDTFDASSFEGNPNLCGTQLNKTCPGDMPEVKPEEPTTHDDADDNSDFYEALHMSLGFGFFTGFWGLLGPLLFWRSWRIAYLRFLNKVADYIYVTVAVYVAKFHK from the coding sequence atgaatattgggTCTCGGAGTTCCCCATCGAGAACATTACACAAAATTCTCTATATTCTTATTTGGAAGAAACTAGAAATGATGAGCAATTACTTTTTGAAATGGGATTATGCATTATTAGTGGTGCTTATTATGTTGTATGATGCAGGATTAATCCATGGGGAAGTCACATGCTTAGAGAATGAGAGGCAAGCACTCCTCCGCTTCAAACAAAGCATAGATGATCCTTGGGGCATGCTGTCAACATGGAGGGGCGATGATTGTTGCAAATGGCAGGGAATTACATGCCGCAACCAAACTGGTCATGTACTCCGCCTTCATCTCCGTGGATCATATTCACATCATTTATCTGGTCAAGCCAatatctccaccttgattgactTGCAATATCTTCAACATTTAGATCTCAGTTACAATGATTTTGTTAACAGTTATATCTCAGAACATATTGGCTTGTTTTCCAAGTTAAAATATCTCAATATCTCAGATGCTGATTTTGCTGGGAGTATTCCTTATCAACTAGGGAATTTGTCTCAACTGCAATACCTTGATATCAGTGATAATGATTTTGGTGGAGAAATCCCTCCTCAACTAGGCAAGCTTACATATTTACAGTATATGGATCTGAGCTACAATTATGTTGATGGAGTTATCCCATATCAACTCAAACACTTGGGACAACTACAATATCTCTGTCTTCAAGGGAATAGTGAACTTTCAGGAGCAATCCCTTTTCAAAGTGGTGATCTTCCATTGCTGCAAACTCTCAAGCTCCACGGTGACTTTGTTCTCGAAAGTAAAGGTGCAGAATGGGTGTCTAATCTCTCCTTTTTAAATACTCTTGACCTCACGTCAATGAGTCTTGGCAACTCTCACCAGTGGCTTCAAATGATTCGTAAGCATATTCCAAACTTAACAGAGCTGAGGTTGTCGGATTGTAGTCTTTCTGATAATGATGTTCAATTTTTATTTGATATTCATTCTAATTATTCTTCCACTACTTCCCTTACCATCCTTGATTTCTCTGACAATTTATTGACATCATCCACATTTCAATTGTTGTCCAACTTCAGCGCTAACCTTCGGGAGCTTTATCTTTCACAAAATAGTATTGTTTTGTCACAATCTCATTACCCAAACTTTCCTTCTCTAGTGAGCCTTGACCTTTCTTATAATAATCTCACTTCATTAGTGTTTCAAGGAAATTTCAACTTAGGCTCCAACCTTGAAATGCTTGATTTGTCAAATTGCAGTCTTATGGATATAAGTTTTCTGGTGTCATCTACTTCCATTgtgaattcttcatcttctcttgttAGGCTTCATCTCTCCTTTAACCTGTTGACATCGTCAAATATATTCCACTGGATTTTCAACTTCACAGCCAATCTTCACACCCTTTCTCTTGGTTACAACTTGTTAGAAGGTCCTGTTCCACTAGGTTTTGACAAAGCAATGAAATCTCTTGAATATCTCGATCTCTCTCATAACAATCTGCAAGGAGAGATTCCCCATTTCTTTGGAAACATTTGCACACTACAGTCACTATACTTGTCATATAACAACTTGAGTGGGGACTTTTCAAGATTCATTCAAAATTCTTCATGGTGCAACAGACACATATTTCAGGAGCTAGACTTGTCCTACAATCGAATCAATGGTGTGATACCTAAAAGCATCGGATTGTTATCTGAGTTGGAAGCTATGTCCCTAGAAGGGAATTCTTTGAAGGGTGAAATCACTGAATCACATCTCAAAGGCTTTTCCAAATTAAAATACTTGTTCTTGTCTCACAACTCAATATCCATAAAGTTTTTCCCTGGCTGGATTCCTCCTTTTCAGTTAATATCTTTGAGTCTAGCATCTTGCAAGTTGGGTCCTAACTTTCCAAGTTGGCTACACACTCAAAATTACTTATCTTATCTGGATATTTCTAATGCGGGGATTCATGGCTCTGTGCCGGAATGGTTTTGGTATAAGGTTCAATTTCTTGAGTATTATTTGAATATGTCTCACAATAATTTTACAGGTGCTATTCCAAATTTATCACTAAGGCTCCCAAACGGAGGATCTACAGATTTGAGTTCAAATCAATTCGAGGGTGTAATTCCATCGTTTTTGCTATATTCTTCTTGGTTGATTCTCTCTAGAAACAAATTTTCAAATGTATCATCTCTGTTGTGTCAAGAGAACAACATTGGTAGCAAATTGGGCACTCTAGATTTATCAAACAATCAATTGAAGGGTTCATTGCCTGATTGTTGGAAATCTTTAAGCTTGCTATTGTTTCTTGATCTAAGTAATAATAACTTGACAGGGAAGATTCCACCATCCATGGGCTCCCTTGTCAAATTGGAAGCTTTGGTTTTACGAAGCAATGGATTCATTGGCAAACTACCTTCTAGTTTGAAGAACTGCACCACTTTATTTTTGTTGGATGTCAGTGAAAATTTGCTGTCAGGTCCAATACCCTCTTGGATCGGTGAGAGTCTACACCAATTGATAGTTTTGAGCATGTCAGGAAATAGTTTCTCTGGAAATCTTTCTAAGCATCTCTGTTACCTGAAGAAAATTCAACTGTTGGATCTTTCAAGAAATAACTTATCAAATGAAATTCCAACATGCTTAAAGAATTTCACTGCAATGTCCAAGAAGAGCATCAACTCAACTGAAACCGCAAGTCTCATATATAGGTACAACAATACTTATTATTATGTGCTTTATGGTGTATATATTTCTAGATATACATTTAACATAACAGTAACGTGGAAAGGTGTTAAATGTGGATTTAAGGATCCAGAGTTGCGTCTTAGTAGCATTGACCTCTCCAGCAATCATTTTACTGGTGAAATCCCAAATGAGATTGTGTACTTGGTTGGGTTAGTTTCTTTGAATCTTTCAAGAAACAATTTGAGTGGAGAAATTCCTTCTGAAATAGGGAACATAACTTCACTAGAATCCTTAGACTTATCAAGAAATCATATATCTGGCACAATCCCTTCAAGTCTTTCCCAGATTGATAGTCTAGGCGTGTTAGAGTTGTCAAACAACTCTCTTTATGGAAGAATCCCACCTGGAAGACACATGGATACCTTTGATGCTTCTAGCTTTGAAGGAAATCCTAATCTTTGTGGTACACAACTTAACAAAACTTGTCCTGGAGACATGCCAGAAGTAAAGCCTGAAGAACCAACAACACATGATGATGCAGATGACAATTCAGACTTTTATGAAGCATTACACATGAGCTTAGGCTTTGGATTTTTCACTGGATTCTGGGGCCTTTTAGGGCCATTGTTGTTTTGGAGGTCTTGGAGAATTGCTTATCTCAGATTCTTGAACAAAGTGGCAGACTACATATATGTGACAGTGGCAGTATATGTAGCAAAATTTCACAAGTGA
- the LOC112751890 gene encoding receptor-like protein EIX2 isoform X2, with product MNIGSRSSPSRTLHKILYILIWKKLEMMSNYFLKWDYALLVVLIMLYDAGLIHGEVTCLENERQALLRFKQSIDDPWGMLSTWRGDDCCKWQGITCRNQTGHVLRLHLRGSYSHHLSDADFAGSIPYQLGNLSQLQYLDISDNDFGGEIPPQLGKLTYLQYMDLSYNYVDGVIPYQLKHLGQLQYLCLQGNSELSGAIPFQSGDLPLLQTLKLHGDFVLESKGAEWVSNLSFLNTLDLTSMSLGNSHQWLQMIRKHIPNLTELRLSDCSLSDNDVQFLFDIHSNYSSTTSLTILDFSDNLLTSSTFQLLSNFSANLRELYLSQNSIVLSQSHYPNFPSLVSLDLSYNNLTSLVFQGNFNLGSNLEMLDLSNCSLMDISFLVSSTSIVNSSSSLVRLHLSFNLLTSSNIFHWIFNFTANLHTLSLGYNLLEGPVPLGFDKAMKSLEYLDLSHNNLQGEIPHFFGNICTLQSLYLSYNNLSGDFSRFIQNSSWCNRHIFQELDLSYNRINGVIPKSIGLLSELEAMSLEGNSLKGEITESHLKGFSKLKYLFLSHNSISIKFFPGWIPPFQLISLSLASCKLGPNFPSWLHTQNYLSYLDISNAGIHGSVPEWFWYKVQFLEYYLNMSHNNFTGAIPNLSLRLPNGGSTDLSSNQFEGVIPSFLLYSSWLILSRNKFSNVSSLLCQENNIGSKLGTLDLSNNQLKGSLPDCWKSLSLLLFLDLSNNNLTGKIPPSMGSLVKLEALVLRSNGFIGKLPSSLKNCTTLFLLDVSENLLSGPIPSWIGESLHQLIVLSMSGNSFSGNLSKHLCYLKKIQLLDLSRNNLSNEIPTCLKNFTAMSKKSINSTETASLIYRYNNTYYYVLYGVYISRYTFNITVTWKGVKCGFKDPELRLSSIDLSSNHFTGEIPNEIVYLVGLVSLNLSRNNLSGEIPSEIGNITSLESLDLSRNHISGTIPSSLSQIDSLGVLELSNNSLYGRIPPGRHMDTFDASSFEGNPNLCGTQLNKTCPGDMPEVKPEEPTTHDDADDNSDFYEALHMSLGFGFFTGFWGLLGPLLFWRSWRIAYLRFLNKVADYIYVTVAVYVAKFHK from the exons atgaatattgggTCTCGGAGTTCCCCATCGAGAACATTACACAAAATTCTCTATATTCTTATTTGGAAGAAACTAGAAATGATGAGCAATTACTTTTTGAAATGGGATTATGCATTATTAGTGGTGCTTATTATGTTGTATGATGCAGGATTAATCCATGGGGAAGTCACATGCTTAGAGAATGAGAGGCAAGCACTCCTCCGCTTCAAACAAAGCATAGATGATCCTTGGGGCATGCTGTCAACATGGAGGGGCGATGATTGTTGCAAATGGCAGGGAATTACATGCCGCAACCAAACTGGTCATGTACTCCGCCTTCATCTCCGTGGATCATATTCACATCATTTATCTG ATGCTGATTTTGCTGGGAGTATTCCTTATCAACTAGGGAATTTGTCTCAACTGCAATACCTTGATATCAGTGATAATGATTTTGGTGGAGAAATCCCTCCTCAACTAGGCAAGCTTACATATTTACAGTATATGGATCTGAGCTACAATTATGTTGATGGAGTTATCCCATATCAACTCAAACACTTGGGACAACTACAATATCTCTGTCTTCAAGGGAATAGTGAACTTTCAGGAGCAATCCCTTTTCAAAGTGGTGATCTTCCATTGCTGCAAACTCTCAAGCTCCACGGTGACTTTGTTCTCGAAAGTAAAGGTGCAGAATGGGTGTCTAATCTCTCCTTTTTAAATACTCTTGACCTCACGTCAATGAGTCTTGGCAACTCTCACCAGTGGCTTCAAATGATTCGTAAGCATATTCCAAACTTAACAGAGCTGAGGTTGTCGGATTGTAGTCTTTCTGATAATGATGTTCAATTTTTATTTGATATTCATTCTAATTATTCTTCCACTACTTCCCTTACCATCCTTGATTTCTCTGACAATTTATTGACATCATCCACATTTCAATTGTTGTCCAACTTCAGCGCTAACCTTCGGGAGCTTTATCTTTCACAAAATAGTATTGTTTTGTCACAATCTCATTACCCAAACTTTCCTTCTCTAGTGAGCCTTGACCTTTCTTATAATAATCTCACTTCATTAGTGTTTCAAGGAAATTTCAACTTAGGCTCCAACCTTGAAATGCTTGATTTGTCAAATTGCAGTCTTATGGATATAAGTTTTCTGGTGTCATCTACTTCCATTgtgaattcttcatcttctcttgttAGGCTTCATCTCTCCTTTAACCTGTTGACATCGTCAAATATATTCCACTGGATTTTCAACTTCACAGCCAATCTTCACACCCTTTCTCTTGGTTACAACTTGTTAGAAGGTCCTGTTCCACTAGGTTTTGACAAAGCAATGAAATCTCTTGAATATCTCGATCTCTCTCATAACAATCTGCAAGGAGAGATTCCCCATTTCTTTGGAAACATTTGCACACTACAGTCACTATACTTGTCATATAACAACTTGAGTGGGGACTTTTCAAGATTCATTCAAAATTCTTCATGGTGCAACAGACACATATTTCAGGAGCTAGACTTGTCCTACAATCGAATCAATGGTGTGATACCTAAAAGCATCGGATTGTTATCTGAGTTGGAAGCTATGTCCCTAGAAGGGAATTCTTTGAAGGGTGAAATCACTGAATCACATCTCAAAGGCTTTTCCAAATTAAAATACTTGTTCTTGTCTCACAACTCAATATCCATAAAGTTTTTCCCTGGCTGGATTCCTCCTTTTCAGTTAATATCTTTGAGTCTAGCATCTTGCAAGTTGGGTCCTAACTTTCCAAGTTGGCTACACACTCAAAATTACTTATCTTATCTGGATATTTCTAATGCGGGGATTCATGGCTCTGTGCCGGAATGGTTTTGGTATAAGGTTCAATTTCTTGAGTATTATTTGAATATGTCTCACAATAATTTTACAGGTGCTATTCCAAATTTATCACTAAGGCTCCCAAACGGAGGATCTACAGATTTGAGTTCAAATCAATTCGAGGGTGTAATTCCATCGTTTTTGCTATATTCTTCTTGGTTGATTCTCTCTAGAAACAAATTTTCAAATGTATCATCTCTGTTGTGTCAAGAGAACAACATTGGTAGCAAATTGGGCACTCTAGATTTATCAAACAATCAATTGAAGGGTTCATTGCCTGATTGTTGGAAATCTTTAAGCTTGCTATTGTTTCTTGATCTAAGTAATAATAACTTGACAGGGAAGATTCCACCATCCATGGGCTCCCTTGTCAAATTGGAAGCTTTGGTTTTACGAAGCAATGGATTCATTGGCAAACTACCTTCTAGTTTGAAGAACTGCACCACTTTATTTTTGTTGGATGTCAGTGAAAATTTGCTGTCAGGTCCAATACCCTCTTGGATCGGTGAGAGTCTACACCAATTGATAGTTTTGAGCATGTCAGGAAATAGTTTCTCTGGAAATCTTTCTAAGCATCTCTGTTACCTGAAGAAAATTCAACTGTTGGATCTTTCAAGAAATAACTTATCAAATGAAATTCCAACATGCTTAAAGAATTTCACTGCAATGTCCAAGAAGAGCATCAACTCAACTGAAACCGCAAGTCTCATATATAGGTACAACAATACTTATTATTATGTGCTTTATGGTGTATATATTTCTAGATATACATTTAACATAACAGTAACGTGGAAAGGTGTTAAATGTGGATTTAAGGATCCAGAGTTGCGTCTTAGTAGCATTGACCTCTCCAGCAATCATTTTACTGGTGAAATCCCAAATGAGATTGTGTACTTGGTTGGGTTAGTTTCTTTGAATCTTTCAAGAAACAATTTGAGTGGAGAAATTCCTTCTGAAATAGGGAACATAACTTCACTAGAATCCTTAGACTTATCAAGAAATCATATATCTGGCACAATCCCTTCAAGTCTTTCCCAGATTGATAGTCTAGGCGTGTTAGAGTTGTCAAACAACTCTCTTTATGGAAGAATCCCACCTGGAAGACACATGGATACCTTTGATGCTTCTAGCTTTGAAGGAAATCCTAATCTTTGTGGTACACAACTTAACAAAACTTGTCCTGGAGACATGCCAGAAGTAAAGCCTGAAGAACCAACAACACATGATGATGCAGATGACAATTCAGACTTTTATGAAGCATTACACATGAGCTTAGGCTTTGGATTTTTCACTGGATTCTGGGGCCTTTTAGGGCCATTGTTGTTTTGGAGGTCTTGGAGAATTGCTTATCTCAGATTCTTGAACAAAGTGGCAGACTACATATATGTGACAGTGGCAGTATATGTAGCAAAATTTCACAAGTGA
- the LOC112751890 gene encoding uncharacterized protein isoform X3 codes for MNIGSRSSPSRTLHKILYILIWKKLEMMSNYFLKWDYALLVVLIMLYDAGLIHGEVTCLENERQALLRFKQSIDDPWGMLSTWRGDDCCKWQGITCRNQTGHVLRLHLRGSYSHHLSGQANISTLIDLQYLQHLDLSYNDFVNSYISEHIGLFSKLKYLNISDADFAGSIPYQLGNLSQLQYLDISDNDFGGEIPPQLGKLTYLQYMDLSYNYVDGVIPYQLKHLGQLQYLCLQGNSELSGAIPFQSGDLPLLQTLKLHGDFVLESKGAEWVSNLSFLNTLDLTSMSLGNSHQWLQMIRAIPNLSLRLPNGGSTDLSSNQFEGVIPSFLLYSSWLILSRNKFSNVSSLLCQENNIGSKLGTLDLSNNQLKGSLPDCWKSLSLLLFLDLSNNNLTGKIPPSMGSLVKLEALVLRSNGFIGKLPSSLKNCTTLFLLDVSENLLSGPIPSWIGESLHQLIVLSMSGNSFSGNLSKHLCYLKKIQLLDLSRNNLSNEIPTCLKNFTAMSKKSINSTETASLIYRYNNTYYYVLYGVYISRYTFNITVTWKGVKCGFKDPELRLSSIDLSSNHFTGEIPNEIVYLVGLVSLNLSRNNLSGEIPSEIGNITSLESLDLSRNHISGTIPSSLSQIDSLGVLELSNNSLYGRIPPGRHMDTFDASSFEGNPNLCGTQLNKTCPGDMPEVKPEEPTTHDDADDNSDFYEALHMSLGFGFFTGFWGLLGPLLFWRSWRIAYLRFLNKVADYIYVTVAVYVAKFHK; via the exons atgaatattgggTCTCGGAGTTCCCCATCGAGAACATTACACAAAATTCTCTATATTCTTATTTGGAAGAAACTAGAAATGATGAGCAATTACTTTTTGAAATGGGATTATGCATTATTAGTGGTGCTTATTATGTTGTATGATGCAGGATTAATCCATGGGGAAGTCACATGCTTAGAGAATGAGAGGCAAGCACTCCTCCGCTTCAAACAAAGCATAGATGATCCTTGGGGCATGCTGTCAACATGGAGGGGCGATGATTGTTGCAAATGGCAGGGAATTACATGCCGCAACCAAACTGGTCATGTACTCCGCCTTCATCTCCGTGGATCATATTCACATCATTTATCTGGTCAAGCCAatatctccaccttgattgactTGCAATATCTTCAACATTTAGATCTCAGTTACAATGATTTTGTTAACAGTTATATCTCAGAACATATTGGCTTGTTTTCCAAGTTAAAATATCTCAATATCTCAGATGCTGATTTTGCTGGGAGTATTCCTTATCAACTAGGGAATTTGTCTCAACTGCAATACCTTGATATCAGTGATAATGATTTTGGTGGAGAAATCCCTCCTCAACTAGGCAAGCTTACATATTTACAGTATATGGATCTGAGCTACAATTATGTTGATGGAGTTATCCCATATCAACTCAAACACTTGGGACAACTACAATATCTCTGTCTTCAAGGGAATAGTGAACTTTCAGGAGCAATCCCTTTTCAAAGTGGTGATCTTCCATTGCTGCAAACTCTCAAGCTCCACGGTGACTTTGTTCTCGAAAGTAAAGGTGCAGAATGGGTGTCTAATCTCTCCTTTTTAAATACTCTTGACCTCACGTCAATGAGTCTTGGCAACTCTCACCAGTGGCTTCAAATGATTC GTGCTATTCCAAATTTATCACTAAGGCTCCCAAACGGAGGATCTACAGATTTGAGTTCAAATCAATTCGAGGGTGTAATTCCATCGTTTTTGCTATATTCTTCTTGGTTGATTCTCTCTAGAAACAAATTTTCAAATGTATCATCTCTGTTGTGTCAAGAGAACAACATTGGTAGCAAATTGGGCACTCTAGATTTATCAAACAATCAATTGAAGGGTTCATTGCCTGATTGTTGGAAATCTTTAAGCTTGCTATTGTTTCTTGATCTAAGTAATAATAACTTGACAGGGAAGATTCCACCATCCATGGGCTCCCTTGTCAAATTGGAAGCTTTGGTTTTACGAAGCAATGGATTCATTGGCAAACTACCTTCTAGTTTGAAGAACTGCACCACTTTATTTTTGTTGGATGTCAGTGAAAATTTGCTGTCAGGTCCAATACCCTCTTGGATCGGTGAGAGTCTACACCAATTGATAGTTTTGAGCATGTCAGGAAATAGTTTCTCTGGAAATCTTTCTAAGCATCTCTGTTACCTGAAGAAAATTCAACTGTTGGATCTTTCAAGAAATAACTTATCAAATGAAATTCCAACATGCTTAAAGAATTTCACTGCAATGTCCAAGAAGAGCATCAACTCAACTGAAACCGCAAGTCTCATATATAGGTACAACAATACTTATTATTATGTGCTTTATGGTGTATATATTTCTAGATATACATTTAACATAACAGTAACGTGGAAAGGTGTTAAATGTGGATTTAAGGATCCAGAGTTGCGTCTTAGTAGCATTGACCTCTCCAGCAATCATTTTACTGGTGAAATCCCAAATGAGATTGTGTACTTGGTTGGGTTAGTTTCTTTGAATCTTTCAAGAAACAATTTGAGTGGAGAAATTCCTTCTGAAATAGGGAACATAACTTCACTAGAATCCTTAGACTTATCAAGAAATCATATATCTGGCACAATCCCTTCAAGTCTTTCCCAGATTGATAGTCTAGGCGTGTTAGAGTTGTCAAACAACTCTCTTTATGGAAGAATCCCACCTGGAAGACACATGGATACCTTTGATGCTTCTAGCTTTGAAGGAAATCCTAATCTTTGTGGTACACAACTTAACAAAACTTGTCCTGGAGACATGCCAGAAGTAAAGCCTGAAGAACCAACAACACATGATGATGCAGATGACAATTCAGACTTTTATGAAGCATTACACATGAGCTTAGGCTTTGGATTTTTCACTGGATTCTGGGGCCTTTTAGGGCCATTGTTGTTTTGGAGGTCTTGGAGAATTGCTTATCTCAGATTCTTGAACAAAGTGGCAGACTACATATATGTGACAGTGGCAGTATATGTAGCAAAATTTCACAAGTGA
- the LOC112751890 gene encoding receptor-like protein EIX2 isoform X4 codes for MNIGSRSSPSRTLHKILYILIWKKLEMMSNYFLKWDYALLVVLIMLYDAGLIHGEVTCLENERQALLRFKQSIDDPWGMLSTWRGDDCCKWQGITCRNQTGHVLRLHLRGSYSHHLSDADFAGSIPYQLGNLSQLQYLDISDNDFGGEIPPQLGKLTYLQYMDLSYNYVDGVIPYQLKHLGQLQYLCLQGNSELSGAIPFQSGDLPLLQTLKLHGDFVLESKGAEWVSNLSFLNTLDLTSMSLGNSHQWLQMIRAIPNLSLRLPNGGSTDLSSNQFEGVIPSFLLYSSWLILSRNKFSNVSSLLCQENNIGSKLGTLDLSNNQLKGSLPDCWKSLSLLLFLDLSNNNLTGKIPPSMGSLVKLEALVLRSNGFIGKLPSSLKNCTTLFLLDVSENLLSGPIPSWIGESLHQLIVLSMSGNSFSGNLSKHLCYLKKIQLLDLSRNNLSNEIPTCLKNFTAMSKKSINSTETASLIYRYNNTYYYVLYGVYISRYTFNITVTWKGVKCGFKDPELRLSSIDLSSNHFTGEIPNEIVYLVGLVSLNLSRNNLSGEIPSEIGNITSLESLDLSRNHISGTIPSSLSQIDSLGVLELSNNSLYGRIPPGRHMDTFDASSFEGNPNLCGTQLNKTCPGDMPEVKPEEPTTHDDADDNSDFYEALHMSLGFGFFTGFWGLLGPLLFWRSWRIAYLRFLNKVADYIYVTVAVYVAKFHK; via the exons atgaatattgggTCTCGGAGTTCCCCATCGAGAACATTACACAAAATTCTCTATATTCTTATTTGGAAGAAACTAGAAATGATGAGCAATTACTTTTTGAAATGGGATTATGCATTATTAGTGGTGCTTATTATGTTGTATGATGCAGGATTAATCCATGGGGAAGTCACATGCTTAGAGAATGAGAGGCAAGCACTCCTCCGCTTCAAACAAAGCATAGATGATCCTTGGGGCATGCTGTCAACATGGAGGGGCGATGATTGTTGCAAATGGCAGGGAATTACATGCCGCAACCAAACTGGTCATGTACTCCGCCTTCATCTCCGTGGATCATATTCACATCATTTATCTG ATGCTGATTTTGCTGGGAGTATTCCTTATCAACTAGGGAATTTGTCTCAACTGCAATACCTTGATATCAGTGATAATGATTTTGGTGGAGAAATCCCTCCTCAACTAGGCAAGCTTACATATTTACAGTATATGGATCTGAGCTACAATTATGTTGATGGAGTTATCCCATATCAACTCAAACACTTGGGACAACTACAATATCTCTGTCTTCAAGGGAATAGTGAACTTTCAGGAGCAATCCCTTTTCAAAGTGGTGATCTTCCATTGCTGCAAACTCTCAAGCTCCACGGTGACTTTGTTCTCGAAAGTAAAGGTGCAGAATGGGTGTCTAATCTCTCCTTTTTAAATACTCTTGACCTCACGTCAATGAGTCTTGGCAACTCTCACCAGTGGCTTCAAATGATTC GTGCTATTCCAAATTTATCACTAAGGCTCCCAAACGGAGGATCTACAGATTTGAGTTCAAATCAATTCGAGGGTGTAATTCCATCGTTTTTGCTATATTCTTCTTGGTTGATTCTCTCTAGAAACAAATTTTCAAATGTATCATCTCTGTTGTGTCAAGAGAACAACATTGGTAGCAAATTGGGCACTCTAGATTTATCAAACAATCAATTGAAGGGTTCATTGCCTGATTGTTGGAAATCTTTAAGCTTGCTATTGTTTCTTGATCTAAGTAATAATAACTTGACAGGGAAGATTCCACCATCCATGGGCTCCCTTGTCAAATTGGAAGCTTTGGTTTTACGAAGCAATGGATTCATTGGCAAACTACCTTCTAGTTTGAAGAACTGCACCACTTTATTTTTGTTGGATGTCAGTGAAAATTTGCTGTCAGGTCCAATACCCTCTTGGATCGGTGAGAGTCTACACCAATTGATAGTTTTGAGCATGTCAGGAAATAGTTTCTCTGGAAATCTTTCTAAGCATCTCTGTTACCTGAAGAAAATTCAACTGTTGGATCTTTCAAGAAATAACTTATCAAATGAAATTCCAACATGCTTAAAGAATTTCACTGCAATGTCCAAGAAGAGCATCAACTCAACTGAAACCGCAAGTCTCATATATAGGTACAACAATACTTATTATTATGTGCTTTATGGTGTATATATTTCTAGATATACATTTAACATAACAGTAACGTGGAAAGGTGTTAAATGTGGATTTAAGGATCCAGAGTTGCGTCTTAGTAGCATTGACCTCTCCAGCAATCATTTTACTGGTGAAATCCCAAATGAGATTGTGTACTTGGTTGGGTTAGTTTCTTTGAATCTTTCAAGAAACAATTTGAGTGGAGAAATTCCTTCTGAAATAGGGAACATAACTTCACTAGAATCCTTAGACTTATCAAGAAATCATATATCTGGCACAATCCCTTCAAGTCTTTCCCAGATTGATAGTCTAGGCGTGTTAGAGTTGTCAAACAACTCTCTTTATGGAAGAATCCCACCTGGAAGACACATGGATACCTTTGATGCTTCTAGCTTTGAAGGAAATCCTAATCTTTGTGGTACACAACTTAACAAAACTTGTCCTGGAGACATGCCAGAAGTAAAGCCTGAAGAACCAACAACACATGATGATGCAGATGACAATTCAGACTTTTATGAAGCATTACACATGAGCTTAGGCTTTGGATTTTTCACTGGATTCTGGGGCCTTTTAGGGCCATTGTTGTTTTGGAGGTCTTGGAGAATTGCTTATCTCAGATTCTTGAACAAAGTGGCAGACTACATATATGTGACAGTGGCAGTATATGTAGCAAAATTTCACAAGTGA